The following coding sequences are from one Pseudonocardia sp. HH130630-07 window:
- a CDS encoding amidase has protein sequence MSETTADLSATELLDGYRTGEISPVRATRDALDRITEHDGAVNAFCLVDADSALASATESEARWRAGTPIGPLDGVPTSIKDMLLTIGWPTRRGSTTTSPDGPFEVDGPPVARVRAAGAVLIGKNTTPELAWKGVTDSPLTGVTTNPWDPALTAGGSSGGSASAVGLGMGPLSLGTDAGGSVRIPAAFTGTVAHKPTYGRIAHYPGSAFGTLAHVGPMTRTVADAALLHDVVAQPDVRDPWVFDVPAESAVERLAGGARGLRIAFSPTLGFVDVDPEVAALVADAVAVFARELGATVETADPGFADPVEPFHTLWFAAAAKSLEPIGARAREAMDPALVEIAEQGAAVSALDYLGAMAVRNELGTLMGAFHETYDLLLTPTLPITAFPGGREVPEGWHDPRWTSWTPFTYPFNMTQQPATSVPCGFTSAGLPVGLQVVGPRHADARVLAAAHAYQRATEHHLRRPPLLG, from the coding sequence GTGAGCGAGACGACCGCGGACCTGAGCGCCACCGAGCTGCTCGACGGCTACCGGACCGGCGAGATCTCCCCGGTCCGGGCCACCCGGGACGCGCTGGACCGGATCACCGAACACGACGGCGCGGTCAACGCGTTCTGCCTGGTCGACGCGGACTCCGCGCTCGCCTCGGCCACGGAGTCCGAGGCCCGGTGGCGGGCCGGTACGCCGATCGGGCCGCTGGACGGGGTGCCCACCTCGATCAAGGACATGCTCCTGACGATCGGCTGGCCGACGCGGCGCGGCTCGACGACGACCTCACCCGACGGCCCGTTCGAGGTCGACGGCCCGCCGGTCGCCAGGGTCCGCGCCGCGGGTGCGGTGCTCATCGGCAAGAACACCACCCCGGAGCTGGCCTGGAAGGGGGTCACGGACTCGCCGCTGACCGGCGTCACCACGAACCCGTGGGACCCGGCGCTGACGGCGGGCGGGTCCTCCGGCGGCTCGGCCTCGGCGGTCGGGCTCGGCATGGGCCCGCTGTCGCTGGGCACCGACGCCGGCGGCTCGGTCCGGATCCCGGCCGCGTTCACCGGCACCGTCGCGCACAAGCCGACCTACGGCCGGATCGCGCACTACCCGGGATCAGCGTTCGGCACGCTCGCCCACGTCGGCCCGATGACCCGCACGGTGGCCGACGCCGCGCTGCTCCACGACGTCGTCGCCCAGCCCGACGTCCGTGACCCGTGGGTGTTCGACGTCCCGGCGGAGTCGGCCGTCGAGCGGCTCGCCGGCGGGGCGCGGGGCCTGCGGATCGCGTTCTCCCCGACGCTCGGCTTCGTCGACGTCGACCCGGAGGTCGCCGCGCTGGTCGCGGACGCGGTCGCGGTGTTCGCCCGGGAGCTGGGTGCCACCGTCGAGACGGCCGATCCCGGCTTCGCCGACCCGGTGGAGCCCTTCCACACCCTGTGGTTCGCCGCGGCCGCGAAGTCGCTGGAGCCGATCGGTGCCCGGGCCCGGGAGGCGATGGACCCGGCCCTGGTCGAGATCGCCGAGCAGGGCGCCGCGGTGTCCGCGCTGGACTACCTGGGCGCGATGGCCGTACGCAACGAGCTCGGCACCCTGATGGGTGCCTTCCACGAGACCTACGACCTGCTGCTGACCCCGACCCTGCCGATCACCGCGTTCCCCGGTGGCCGGGAGGTGCCCGAGGGCTGGCACGACCCGCGCTGGACGTCGTGGACGCCGTTCACCTACCCGTTCAACATGACCCAGCAGCCCGCGACGTCGGTGCCGTGCGGGTTCACCTCGGCCGGGCTCCCGGTCGGGCTGCAGGTCGTGGGGCCGCGGCACGCCGACGCGCGGGTGCTGGCCGCCGCGCACGCCTACCAGCGGGCGACGGAGCACCACCTGCGCCGCCCGCCGCTGCTGGGCTGA
- the tatB gene encoding Sec-independent protein translocase protein TatB, with translation MFENIGMPEILVLIVAGLFILGPERLPDAARWLGSAIRQVKDYATGAQNHLKNELGPEYDQIRQPLDDLRSLRSFNPRRAITRSLFSDDEPVKPNGHAPGASGTAAATGAAAATGAAAAAVTPPAAPPAPSPPAPPLSSGERPPVDPDAT, from the coding sequence GTGTTCGAGAACATCGGCATGCCGGAGATCCTCGTCCTGATCGTGGCGGGTCTGTTCATCCTGGGCCCGGAACGCCTGCCGGATGCCGCGCGCTGGCTCGGCAGCGCGATCCGTCAGGTCAAGGACTACGCCACCGGTGCCCAGAACCACCTGAAGAACGAACTGGGCCCGGAGTACGACCAGATCCGCCAGCCGCTGGACGACCTGCGCAGCCTGCGCTCGTTCAACCCGCGCCGGGCGATCACCCGGTCGCTGTTCTCCGACGACGAGCCGGTCAAACCGAACGGCCACGCACCCGGCGCCTCCGGAACGGCGGCCGCCACGGGGGCGGCCGCCGCCACCGGGGCCGCGGCCGCCGCGGTCACCCCGCCGGCCGCGCCACCGGCACCGAGCCCCCCGGCGCCGCCGCTGTCCTCCGGCGAGCGCCCGCCGGTCGACCCCGACGCGACCTGA
- a CDS encoding trypsin-like peptidase domain-containing protein, producing MTETSTPADGATPPRLEPRPLERPDTDPAQRAAFGRPAGVGTSFAPVTGGTARSAPAVAPPPTAAVARAFGRPDPGTDGLQRPQGADGSGPPDPAGTDPFWPGGSAEDPWRNPGAPVVAAPPPGDAEPGTPAARAAGPRLSVREVLFGDRVQPRALALLGVVALGIGALGGLVGHWTASGASALTSPGAVLASAEEAKERPPGSVPDVAGRVLPSVVSLEVAVGNEAGNGSGVLIDPEGYVLTNDHVVAPATGPGQGTIEAVFSDGSRLPATVVGADPMTDLAVVKVPVANPTVAAIGRSGELAVGDAVIAIGSPFGLAGTVTTGIVSAVDRPVRLDPEGGAGDAVIDAVQTDAAINPGNSGGPLVDGTGAVVGINTAIRSAGSAEPGAQGGSIGLGFAIPIDDARQIAQELIRTGRIAHADLGVNARSVTDGATDGAQVQNVVAGGPAAAAGIADGDVVVRVGDRAIAGADELVVAVREHAPGEQVPVELVRQGRPLTVTATLGQR from the coding sequence ATGACCGAGACATCCACCCCTGCCGACGGCGCCACCCCGCCCCGGCTGGAGCCGCGCCCCCTGGAGCGCCCGGACACCGACCCGGCGCAGCGGGCCGCGTTCGGCCGTCCGGCCGGTGTCGGGACCTCGTTCGCGCCGGTCACCGGCGGTACCGCCCGGTCCGCCCCGGCGGTCGCCCCGCCGCCGACCGCCGCCGTGGCCAGGGCGTTCGGCCGCCCGGACCCGGGCACCGATGGCCTGCAGCGCCCGCAGGGGGCGGACGGGTCCGGCCCGCCGGACCCGGCGGGGACCGACCCGTTCTGGCCCGGTGGGTCGGCCGAGGACCCCTGGCGCAACCCCGGTGCACCGGTCGTCGCGGCGCCGCCGCCCGGTGACGCCGAGCCGGGAACGCCCGCCGCGCGCGCCGCCGGTCCCCGGCTCAGCGTGCGCGAGGTCCTCTTCGGGGACCGGGTGCAGCCCCGCGCGCTCGCGCTGCTCGGGGTGGTCGCGCTCGGCATCGGGGCGCTCGGCGGCCTCGTCGGGCACTGGACGGCCTCCGGTGCGAGCGCCCTGACCAGCCCCGGGGCCGTGCTCGCCAGCGCCGAGGAGGCGAAGGAGCGACCGCCGGGCTCGGTACCCGACGTCGCGGGGCGGGTGCTGCCGTCGGTGGTCTCGCTGGAGGTCGCGGTCGGGAACGAGGCGGGCAACGGCTCGGGCGTCCTCATCGATCCCGAGGGCTACGTCCTCACCAACGACCACGTCGTCGCGCCGGCCACCGGGCCGGGCCAGGGCACGATCGAGGCCGTGTTCTCCGACGGCTCGCGGCTGCCGGCCACCGTCGTCGGTGCCGATCCCATGACCGACCTCGCCGTGGTCAAGGTGCCGGTCGCGAACCCGACGGTCGCCGCGATCGGGCGCTCGGGCGAGCTCGCGGTCGGGGACGCGGTGATCGCGATCGGGTCGCCGTTCGGCCTGGCCGGGACGGTCACGACCGGGATCGTCTCCGCCGTGGACCGCCCGGTCCGGCTCGATCCCGAGGGCGGGGCCGGGGACGCGGTGATCGACGCCGTGCAGACCGACGCGGCGATCAACCCCGGCAACTCCGGCGGCCCGCTGGTCGACGGGACCGGGGCGGTCGTCGGGATCAACACCGCCATCCGCAGTGCCGGCTCGGCGGAGCCCGGTGCGCAGGGCGGCTCGATCGGGCTCGGGTTCGCCATCCCGATCGACGACGCCCGGCAGATCGCCCAGGAACTGATCCGGACCGGCCGGATCGCGCACGCCGACCTCGGGGTGAACGCCCGCTCGGTGACCGACGGCGCCACCGACGGTGCGCAGGTGCAGAACGTCGTCGCGGGCGGCCCGGCCGCGGCCGCGGGGATCGCCGACGGCGACGTCGTCGTGCGGGTCGGGGACCGGGCGATCGCGGGCGCGGACGAGCTGGTCGTCGCGGTGCGCGAGCACGCACCGGGGGAGCAGGTGCCGGTCGAGCTGGTGCGCCAGGGGCGTCCGCTCACCGTGACGGCGACGCTCGGGCAGCGCTGA
- a CDS encoding anti-sigma factor family protein, translating to MTERRRFQVVPPDWGEAHLTLEAVVAFVDDELATGPHDRASRHLGHCPDCAAEVAEQRRARSALRGADAPTLPPSLMTALRAIPQDTELPPPPAGLSLTAEGELVAVLRPAGAGGDRRSRRSRRTRLGTGAAVSGIALGALAFGMPAASPATPAPAGPGAAAVARFAATPTQAPRQRSSSPTPGASATPGAGSAPSGGPLPTVRNAGLPPAR from the coding sequence GTGACCGAGCGACGGCGTTTCCAGGTCGTCCCCCCGGACTGGGGGGAGGCCCACCTGACGCTCGAGGCGGTCGTCGCCTTCGTCGACGACGAGCTGGCCACCGGCCCGCACGACCGGGCCAGCCGGCACCTCGGGCACTGCCCGGACTGCGCGGCCGAGGTCGCCGAGCAGCGGCGGGCCCGCTCCGCGCTGCGCGGCGCCGACGCGCCGACCCTGCCCCCGTCGCTGATGACCGCGTTGCGGGCGATCCCGCAGGACACCGAACTGCCTCCGCCGCCGGCCGGGCTCTCGCTGACGGCGGAGGGCGAGCTCGTCGCGGTGCTGCGGCCCGCCGGTGCCGGGGGCGACCGCCGGTCCCGGCGGTCGCGCCGCACCCGGCTGGGCACCGGTGCCGCCGTGTCCGGCATCGCGCTCGGAGCGCTGGCGTTCGGCATGCCCGCCGCGAGCCCGGCCACCCCCGCCCCGGCGGGTCCCGGCGCCGCGGCGGTCGCCCGGTTCGCCGCGACCCCGACCCAGGCGCCGCGGCAGCGGTCGTCCTCGCCCACACCGGGTGCGTCGGCCACGCCCGGTGCGGGCAGCGCCCCGTCCGGCGGGCCGTTGCCGACGGTCCGCAACGCTGGCCTGCCCCCGGCCCGCTGA
- the sigE gene encoding RNA polymerase sigma factor SigE, producing MPAPRTADSPIGDVTAGTRPGEGVDWTPPSWDEVVREHADRVYRLAYRLSGNQYDAEDLTQETFIRVFRSLASYRPGTFEGWLHRITTNLFLDMVRRRARLRMEGLPEDTDRLPGGGPEPETVFAINHLDPHLQAALDELPPDFRVAVVLCDVEGLSYEEIGATLGVKLGTVRSRIHRGRTALRASLERHRAAAAYEAVATDRDPVAELTS from the coding sequence ATGCCCGCTCCTCGTACCGCCGACTCCCCGATCGGGGACGTCACTGCCGGCACCCGCCCCGGCGAGGGTGTCGACTGGACCCCGCCCAGCTGGGACGAGGTCGTCCGGGAGCACGCCGACCGGGTCTACCGGCTCGCCTACCGGCTGTCCGGCAACCAGTACGACGCCGAGGACCTCACCCAGGAGACGTTCATCCGGGTGTTCCGCTCGCTCGCCTCGTACCGGCCGGGCACGTTCGAGGGCTGGCTGCACCGCATCACCACGAACCTGTTCCTCGACATGGTCCGGCGCCGGGCGCGGCTCCGGATGGAGGGCCTGCCGGAGGACACCGACCGGCTGCCCGGCGGCGGCCCCGAGCCGGAGACCGTGTTCGCCATCAACCACCTCGACCCGCACCTGCAGGCGGCGCTGGACGAGCTGCCGCCGGACTTCCGGGTCGCGGTCGTGCTGTGCGACGTCGAGGGCCTGTCCTACGAGGAGATCGGCGCGACGCTCGGGGTGAAGCTGGGCACCGTGCGCAGCCGGATCCACCGCGGGCGGACGGCGCTGCGGGCCTCGCTCGAACGGCATCGGGCGGCCGCGGCGTACGAGGCGGTGGCAACCGACCGCGATCCGGTGGCAGAGTTGACGTCGTGA
- a CDS encoding O-methyltransferase encodes MSTPTEAAAYADGYLLEDDALGAARALGAAAGAHPISCAGGAALSVLAATVSARAVVEVGTGAGVSGLYLLRGMAADGVLTTIDVDPELQRSARRTFVGAGYGPGRLRLINGMALDVLPRLTDGGYDLVVADAVPGEYPGYLAEAIRLLRPGGVLVLEGVLDGGRVAGDGSGDGPGTAALRDTATLVRDDERLLSALLPVADGMLCAVRR; translated from the coding sequence ATGAGCACCCCCACGGAGGCGGCCGCGTACGCCGACGGGTACCTCCTCGAGGACGACGCACTCGGCGCGGCCCGCGCGCTCGGCGCCGCGGCGGGCGCGCACCCGATCTCGTGCGCCGGTGGCGCCGCGCTGTCCGTGCTGGCCGCGACGGTGTCCGCCCGTGCGGTGGTCGAGGTCGGCACCGGGGCCGGGGTCAGCGGGCTGTACCTGTTGCGCGGCATGGCCGCCGACGGCGTCCTCACCACGATCGACGTCGATCCCGAGCTGCAGCGCTCGGCCCGGCGCACGTTCGTCGGCGCCGGGTACGGCCCCGGGCGGCTGCGCCTGATCAACGGCATGGCGCTGGACGTGCTGCCCCGGCTGACCGACGGCGGGTACGACCTCGTCGTGGCCGACGCCGTGCCCGGCGAGTACCCCGGTTACCTCGCCGAGGCGATCCGGCTGCTCCGGCCGGGCGGGGTGCTGGTCCTGGAGGGCGTCCTCGACGGCGGCCGGGTCGCCGGCGACGGCTCCGGCGACGGCCCGGGAACGGCCGCCCTGCGCGACACCGCCACCCTGGTCCGCGACGACGAGCGGCTGCTCTCCGCCCTGCTGCCGGTGGCGGACGGCATGCTCTGCGCCGTCCGCCGCTGA